The following are encoded together in the Cryptosporangium phraense genome:
- a CDS encoding SMP-30/gluconolactonase/LRE family protein: protein MTTVDELIAPGAELEQVWTGGSWGEGPVWLPETQSVRWSEIHGNTIYEYDSRSGRTHVHRANVEFTNGRTLDRAGRVLQCSHGRRAVEMEIDGEPTTLVDHWGEHRLNSPNDIVVASDGAIWFTDPPYGITEPDEGHPGTMEYGGCWVFRYRPDSGVLEPAITDLQRPNGLAFSPDESLLYVSDTVDTARGLIRVYDVSDGTASNGRDFATVLPGCSDGFRVDVAGRIWTSSLDAVQVLSPGGRLLGRIPVPEKVSNVCFGGPDGTDLYITASTSLYRIRTLTTGATWVRS, encoded by the coding sequence ATGACCACGGTGGACGAGTTGATCGCGCCCGGCGCCGAGCTGGAGCAGGTCTGGACCGGCGGCAGCTGGGGCGAGGGCCCGGTCTGGCTGCCCGAGACCCAGAGCGTGCGGTGGAGCGAGATCCACGGCAACACGATCTACGAGTACGACTCCCGGTCCGGGCGCACCCACGTCCACCGGGCGAACGTCGAGTTCACCAACGGACGGACGCTCGACCGGGCCGGACGGGTTCTCCAGTGCTCGCACGGGCGTCGCGCCGTCGAGATGGAGATCGACGGAGAGCCGACGACGCTCGTCGACCACTGGGGCGAGCACCGCCTCAACTCGCCCAACGACATCGTCGTGGCCTCCGACGGGGCGATCTGGTTCACCGACCCGCCCTACGGGATCACCGAGCCCGACGAGGGCCATCCGGGCACGATGGAGTACGGCGGGTGCTGGGTCTTCCGTTACCGGCCCGACTCCGGCGTCCTCGAGCCCGCGATCACCGATCTGCAGCGCCCCAACGGGCTGGCGTTCTCGCCGGACGAGAGCCTGCTGTACGTGTCCGACACGGTGGACACGGCGCGCGGACTGATCCGGGTCTACGACGTGTCCGACGGAACGGCGAGCAACGGGCGCGATTTCGCCACCGTGCTGCCGGGCTGCTCCGACGGCTTCCGCGTCGACGTGGCCGGCCGGATCTGGACGTCGAGCCTGGACGCGGTGCAGGTGCTCTCGCCCGGGGGCCGGCTCCTGGGCCGGATCCCGGTGCCGGAGAAGGTCTCGAACGTGTGCTTCGGCGGCCCGGACGGCACCGATCTGTACATCACCGCGTCCACCAGCCTGTACCGGATCCGGACGCTCACGACCGGCGCCACCTGGGTCCGGAGCTAG
- a CDS encoding 4a-hydroxytetrahydrobiopterin dehydratase — MTILTGQQIAGEGLTGWAFFYNSLETRIATPNFAAGLALVAAIGGAAEQADHHPDVDLRYSYVDIRLTSHDEHGVTARDVRMARTITALAADDGLQPASDAVSRLDLALDTPDRTRVLPFWEAVLGLVPADEADVGLDLIDPADRLPDLWFQPSGDQEPRQRWHHDVWIDPAEVQPRLDAAVAAGGRVVSDEHAPAYWVLADPDGNNVCLCTWEGRD, encoded by the coding sequence ATGACAATCCTGACCGGCCAGCAGATCGCCGGAGAGGGCCTGACCGGGTGGGCCTTCTTCTACAACAGCCTGGAGACGAGGATCGCCACCCCGAATTTCGCCGCCGGGCTGGCGCTCGTGGCCGCCATCGGGGGCGCCGCCGAGCAGGCCGACCACCACCCGGACGTCGATCTGCGCTACTCCTACGTCGACATCAGGCTGACCAGCCACGACGAACATGGCGTGACCGCCCGCGACGTGCGGATGGCCCGCACCATCACCGCGTTGGCCGCCGACGACGGCCTGCAGCCCGCGAGCGACGCGGTCTCCCGTCTGGACCTCGCCCTGGACACCCCGGACCGCACGCGGGTGCTGCCGTTCTGGGAGGCGGTGCTCGGGCTGGTCCCGGCCGACGAGGCCGACGTGGGCCTCGACCTGATCGATCCGGCCGACCGGCTGCCGGACCTGTGGTTCCAGCCGTCCGGCGACCAGGAGCCGCGTCAGCGCTGGCACCACGACGTGTGGATCGACCCGGCCGAGGTGCAGCCCCGCCTCGACGCGGCGGTCGCGGCGGGTGGCCGCGTGGTCAGCGACGAGCACGCCCCGGCGTACTGGGTCCTGGCCGATCCGGACGGCAACAACGTGTGCCTGTGCACCTGGGAGGGCCGCGACTAG
- a CDS encoding XRE family transcriptional regulator: MPTFGEQLRRLAEIRGLRLSGPDAGLASVLDGAVPSPAQLIRLASVLGLHRSDLFVVAGLPVPEDLAPRDAAAGDALQTLAWPLVFVPGAVPELHRLVRSLPRLARPPGPAPVERSYPDGPAGLVLRLLHNRNLDWASIALYLRGLGGGPMLAVSSIRRIGHGARPLTPDLLAAFGAVLDLSSVDLSALTGIDLRSINTRAHPDADEAAELIWSARALTAAQLSVVVNRAQELRQEWAGESRA, translated from the coding sequence GTGCCGACGTTCGGTGAGCAGTTACGGCGGCTGGCCGAGATCCGTGGCCTGCGGCTGAGCGGGCCGGATGCCGGTCTCGCCTCGGTGCTCGACGGCGCCGTGCCGAGCCCGGCCCAGCTCATCCGCCTGGCGTCCGTGCTCGGCCTGCACCGCAGTGACCTGTTCGTCGTGGCCGGCCTGCCGGTGCCCGAGGACCTCGCACCCCGGGACGCGGCCGCCGGCGACGCGCTCCAGACGCTGGCCTGGCCGTTGGTGTTCGTGCCGGGCGCTGTTCCGGAGCTGCACCGGCTCGTCCGGTCTCTGCCCCGGCTGGCCCGCCCGCCCGGGCCGGCGCCGGTCGAGCGGTCCTATCCGGACGGTCCGGCGGGCCTGGTGCTGCGGTTGCTGCACAACCGCAACCTCGACTGGGCGAGCATCGCGCTGTACCTCCGGGGTCTGGGCGGCGGTCCGATGCTGGCGGTCTCGTCGATCCGTCGGATCGGACACGGCGCGCGGCCACTGACGCCGGATCTCCTGGCCGCCTTCGGCGCCGTCCTGGATCTCTCCTCCGTCGACCTGAGCGCGCTGACCGGCATCGACCTCCGGTCGATCAACACCCGAGCCCATCCGGACGCGGACGAAGCGGCCGAGCTGATCTGGAGTGCCCGGGCGTTGACGGCCGCCCAGCTGAGCGTGGTCGTGAACCGGGCCCAGGAGCTCCGCCAGGAATGGGCCGGCGAGTCCCGGGCGTAG
- a CDS encoding ankyrin repeat domain-containing protein, with the protein MDDTERFGLAAERGEVAEVIRLLDQGVPVDVLTPTERSRPRTALDRAIWAQQTLVVSALIEGGADLHQVVGEYAEATPVWAATHLGNRSILQILLRAGADPDSRRHVAALPPLYLARAQHRDDLEHLLLAHGAREEEIEVASRAHLISIAAAGFPDQVRLLLDRGAVFPPGTVEAVERERDRHRADPAAYEDFQK; encoded by the coding sequence GTGGACGACACCGAGCGGTTCGGCCTGGCCGCCGAGCGCGGTGAGGTGGCCGAGGTCATTCGGCTTCTCGACCAGGGCGTGCCGGTCGACGTTCTGACGCCGACCGAGCGGTCGCGGCCACGAACGGCCCTGGACCGGGCGATCTGGGCCCAGCAGACACTCGTTGTCAGTGCCCTCATCGAGGGCGGCGCGGACCTTCACCAGGTGGTCGGCGAGTACGCCGAGGCCACGCCGGTCTGGGCGGCCACCCACCTGGGAAACCGGTCGATCCTCCAGATATTGCTGCGCGCCGGAGCCGACCCGGACAGCCGGAGGCACGTCGCGGCTCTCCCGCCGTTGTACCTGGCCCGCGCGCAGCATCGCGACGACCTGGAGCACCTGCTTCTCGCCCACGGCGCACGAGAGGAGGAGATCGAAGTGGCGTCGCGAGCGCATCTGATCAGCATCGCGGCCGCTGGGTTCCCTGATCAGGTGCGGCTGCTGCTGGACCGGGGAGCGGTCTTCCCGCCGGGAACCGTGGAGGCGGTGGAACGGGAACGCGACCGGCACCGGGCCGACCCTGCCGCGTACGAAGATTTCCAAAAGTGA
- a CDS encoding LD-carboxypeptidase, which produces MPREIVHPPKAEPGDRIAVLSPSFAAPGRFPAVHEQAMRRLTEITGLVPVEYPTTRQIGATPQARAADLDAAFADPSIRAILATIGGEDQITVIPHLDPDRARADPKPFLGTSDNTNLHHWLWDVGIASIYGGSSQVHLGPGPAVDDLHARSLRAALLTGGTLEITDPGESEDVGIDWADPRALTTFGDREATEPWSWSGPARSVTGPTWGGCLEVIEWILTAGRFRFSPDALAGGVVLIETSEELLPARQVGWIVRSLGERGLLGAAAAILVARPPVSDHQRRPPAPERARLRREQRDTILGLIDRYNPDAVVCVGVPFGHTRPQWILPHGGTITVDGARRRVHADYR; this is translated from the coding sequence ATGCCGCGGGAAATCGTCCATCCGCCCAAGGCTGAGCCCGGCGATCGGATCGCGGTCCTCTCTCCGTCGTTCGCGGCTCCCGGCCGGTTCCCGGCCGTGCACGAGCAGGCGATGCGACGACTGACCGAGATCACCGGGCTCGTTCCCGTGGAATACCCGACCACCCGGCAGATCGGCGCCACCCCGCAGGCCCGGGCGGCCGACCTCGACGCCGCGTTCGCGGATCCGAGCATCCGCGCGATCCTGGCCACCATCGGCGGCGAGGACCAGATCACCGTGATCCCGCACCTCGACCCCGACCGCGCCCGGGCCGACCCCAAACCATTTCTCGGCACCAGCGACAACACGAACCTGCACCACTGGCTGTGGGACGTCGGCATCGCGAGTATCTACGGCGGGTCGTCCCAGGTGCACCTGGGTCCGGGCCCGGCCGTCGACGACCTGCACGCGCGCTCCCTGCGGGCAGCACTGCTGACCGGCGGGACCCTGGAGATCACCGACCCCGGCGAGTCGGAGGACGTCGGCATCGACTGGGCCGATCCGCGTGCCCTCACGACGTTCGGCGACCGTGAAGCGACCGAGCCGTGGAGCTGGTCCGGCCCGGCCCGGTCGGTGACCGGGCCCACCTGGGGTGGGTGCCTGGAAGTGATCGAGTGGATCCTGACCGCGGGGCGCTTCCGGTTTTCCCCGGACGCTCTGGCCGGCGGCGTCGTGCTCATCGAGACCTCCGAGGAGCTGCTCCCGGCGCGCCAGGTCGGATGGATCGTCCGCTCGTTGGGCGAGCGGGGGCTTCTCGGCGCGGCGGCGGCGATCCTGGTCGCGCGGCCACCGGTCTCCGATCACCAACGCCGGCCACCCGCGCCGGAACGGGCCCGACTGCGACGCGAGCAGCGCGACACGATCCTCGGCCTGATCGACCGCTACAACCCGGACGCGGTGGTGTGCGTGGGCGTGCCGTTCGGCCACACCCGGCCGCAATGGATCCTCCCGCACGGCGGAACGATCACCGTCGACGGCGCCCGCCGCCGCGTTCACGCCGACTACCGATAG
- a CDS encoding winged helix-turn-helix transcriptional regulator, giving the protein MVAMRSGDDGELVADCRLRLATDIFRHTWDVVVLAALDAGPRRRRALRRSIGGISDKVLTDALNRLLSTGLIERRHLAEAPPRVDYALTALGRSFADGPMRALGTWVTEYGDELSELQEGYR; this is encoded by the coding sequence ATGGTGGCCATGCGATCCGGCGACGACGGCGAACTGGTGGCCGATTGCCGGCTGCGCCTGGCGACGGACATCTTCCGGCACACCTGGGACGTGGTGGTACTCGCGGCCTTGGACGCCGGCCCGCGACGGCGCCGGGCGTTGCGTCGGAGTATCGGCGGGATCAGCGACAAGGTGCTGACCGACGCACTGAACCGACTGCTGAGCACCGGGTTGATCGAACGTCGACATCTCGCTGAGGCGCCGCCGAGAGTCGACTACGCGCTGACCGCGCTGGGCCGGAGCTTCGCCGACGGGCCGATGCGCGCCCTGGGCACGTGGGTCACCGAGTACGGCGACGAGTTGTCCGAATTGCAAGAGGGCTATCGGTAG
- a CDS encoding NADPH-dependent F420 reductase, with translation MRIGILGTGALATALATGWARAGHVLTIGGRSLDKATAIAAAVGGTARPLHDVAADADAVLLAVSWTGVTETLRAAGPLDGLPLIDPINAVDHGVGIVRASPAEHLAAAVPGAHVVKAFHLFPAGTWAEPRTDPVTVAMCGDDPRALELVGRLVTDVGGTPAVLGGLDRVRQLEEVAGFVIGLAFSGVDPRSAVPSAS, from the coding sequence ATGCGAATCGGAATTCTCGGCACCGGCGCCCTCGCGACCGCCCTCGCGACGGGCTGGGCGCGCGCCGGGCACGTTCTCACGATCGGTGGCCGCTCGCTCGACAAGGCCACCGCGATCGCCGCCGCGGTCGGCGGGACCGCCCGTCCGCTCCACGACGTGGCCGCCGACGCCGACGCGGTCCTGCTCGCGGTCTCCTGGACCGGCGTCACCGAAACGCTCCGCGCGGCCGGACCGCTCGACGGCCTCCCGCTGATCGATCCGATCAACGCCGTCGATCACGGCGTCGGCATCGTCCGGGCATCACCCGCCGAACACCTCGCCGCGGCGGTACCGGGAGCCCACGTGGTGAAGGCGTTCCACCTCTTCCCGGCCGGCACCTGGGCCGAGCCCCGCACCGACCCCGTGACCGTCGCCATGTGCGGCGACGATCCGCGCGCCCTGGAGCTCGTCGGCCGGCTGGTCACGGACGTCGGAGGCACGCCCGCCGTGCTGGGCGGACTCGATCGGGTGCGTCAGCTCGAAGAGGTCGCGGGTTTCGTCATCGGGCTCGCCTTCTCCGGCGTCGATCCGCGGTCCGCGGTCCCGTCCGCGTCGTAG
- a CDS encoding alpha/beta hydrolase, with amino-acid sequence MTSPVPFDPELQAAYAAAGGYPGPMSADRLAAIRAEDAAEVPSLDELTRGGRFTVTERTVDTDVRLVICTPVASDGPRPWIYHTHGGGMFSGDHRIGLEVLLDEADSLGAALVSVGYRLAPEHPHPAPIDDVYAGLLWTAGRAGELGLDPDRVVIAGTSAGGGLTAALALTVRDRGGPRVLGQLLMCPMLDDRNDSASVRQMVGVDMWDRSWNGFGWSALLGDRRGGPDVPPYAAPARAADLSGLPPAFIDVGSAESLRDEAVDYANRLWQAGGVAELHVWAGGFHVFDWIAPEARITRATLAARRSWLQRVLA; translated from the coding sequence ATGACCTCTCCCGTGCCGTTCGATCCCGAGTTGCAGGCCGCGTACGCGGCCGCCGGCGGTTATCCCGGTCCGATGAGCGCCGACCGGCTCGCGGCGATCCGGGCCGAGGACGCGGCCGAGGTGCCGTCTCTCGACGAGCTGACCCGCGGCGGCCGGTTCACCGTGACCGAGCGGACGGTGGACACCGACGTGCGGCTGGTGATCTGCACGCCGGTCGCGTCGGACGGGCCGCGGCCGTGGATCTACCACACGCACGGCGGAGGGATGTTCAGCGGCGACCACCGGATCGGTCTGGAGGTGCTCCTCGACGAGGCCGATTCGCTCGGTGCGGCGCTGGTGTCGGTCGGCTACCGGCTGGCGCCCGAGCATCCGCACCCGGCCCCGATCGACGACGTCTACGCCGGTCTGCTGTGGACCGCCGGCCGGGCCGGGGAGCTCGGCCTCGACCCGGATCGGGTCGTGATCGCCGGGACCAGCGCCGGTGGTGGTCTGACCGCGGCGCTCGCGCTGACCGTGCGCGACCGGGGTGGCCCGCGGGTCCTCGGCCAGCTGCTGATGTGCCCGATGCTCGACGACCGCAACGACAGTGCGTCCGTGCGCCAGATGGTGGGCGTCGACATGTGGGACCGCAGCTGGAACGGCTTCGGCTGGTCGGCCCTGCTCGGTGATCGGCGCGGTGGCCCGGACGTGCCGCCGTACGCCGCGCCGGCCCGGGCGGCCGACCTGTCCGGCCTGCCGCCGGCCTTCATCGACGTCGGCTCGGCCGAGTCCCTGCGCGACGAGGCCGTCGACTACGCCAACCGGCTGTGGCAGGCCGGTGGGGTCGCCGAGCTGCACGTCTGGGCCGGCGGCTTCCACGTGTTCGACTGGATCGCGCCCGAGGCGCGGATCACCCGCGCCACCCTCGCGGCCCGCCGGTCCTGGCTCCAGCGCGTACTCGCCTAG
- a CDS encoding universal stress protein, which produces MGSWKSERFELGTDGPGTIVVGIDDSPSALRALAYAAGLARRNGSTLVAVHVRSAGIGWSACAGIDATSLLTQAAYEARDAVEATLEAEVGQLASQWGVRVRLVVREGDRLRELAAVADDHHADALIVGASARLGSRLAGSLAVRLVRQRNWPVTIVP; this is translated from the coding sequence ATGGGATCGTGGAAGTCGGAGCGGTTCGAGCTCGGCACCGATGGCCCGGGCACGATCGTCGTCGGCATCGACGACTCCCCCTCCGCGTTACGGGCGCTGGCCTACGCCGCCGGCCTGGCCCGTCGGAACGGCAGCACGCTGGTCGCGGTGCACGTCCGATCCGCGGGTATCGGGTGGAGCGCGTGCGCGGGCATCGACGCGACGAGCCTGCTCACGCAGGCCGCGTACGAGGCCCGGGACGCGGTCGAGGCCACGCTGGAGGCCGAGGTGGGGCAGCTCGCGTCCCAGTGGGGGGTGCGGGTGCGGTTGGTCGTCCGGGAGGGTGATCGGTTGAGGGAGTTGGCCGCGGTGGCCGATGACCATCATGCGGACGCGCTGATCGTGGGGGCGTCGGCGCGGTTGGGGTCTCGGCTGGCGGGTTCGTTGGCGGTCCGGCTGGTCCGCCAGCGGAACTGGCCGGTGACGATCGTCCCGTGA
- a CDS encoding MarR family winged helix-turn-helix transcriptional regulator — MDVTPGAQLMPVLGQLIRIIRQTDPSDGVSLVALAVLRRLESEGPGRISELARVERASQPGMTQLVGRLERADLVRRIPDPHDGRGVLVELTDGGREQLARTAAGYAATLDALLSRLDADDRAAVAAAIPALRRLAAVPAGAGGG; from the coding sequence ATGGATGTGACTCCGGGTGCCCAGTTGATGCCGGTTCTGGGGCAGCTGATCCGGATCATCCGGCAGACCGACCCGTCGGACGGCGTCAGCCTGGTGGCGCTGGCCGTCCTGCGTCGCCTGGAGTCGGAGGGGCCGGGGCGGATCAGCGAACTGGCCCGCGTCGAGCGGGCCTCGCAGCCCGGGATGACCCAGCTGGTCGGCCGCCTGGAGCGGGCCGACCTCGTGCGCCGGATCCCGGATCCGCACGACGGCCGCGGGGTGCTGGTCGAACTGACCGACGGCGGGCGCGAACAGCTGGCCCGCACCGCCGCGGGCTACGCGGCCACGCTGGACGCCCTGCTCAGCCGCCTCGACGCCGACGACCGAGCCGCGGTGGCGGCCGCGATCCCGGCGCTGCGCCGCCTGGCCGCGGTTCCGGCCGGGGCCGGGGGCGGCTGA
- a CDS encoding MFS transporter, whose amino-acid sequence MSGASGGTLFKQPKAVYAVAFACVVSFMGIGLVDPILPALSEKLHASPSQVSLLFTSYLLVTAVAMLFTGWVASRIGAKKTLIAGLVLIVVFSALAGLSGSISGIVGFRAGWGLGNALFIATSLAVIVASASGGFAGAIVLYEAALGLGIAAGPLIGGLLGDISWRGPFFGVAVLMAIALLATVTMVEDTPRPAHKTELLAPLKALRHRSLLTMSLTAVLYNWGFFTMLGYAPYPMELDAIHLGFVFFGWGLLLAFFAVTGAPWLQRRFGTAPSLYGALTAFAVLILLIGLFTDVRWVVIVCVIASGIVAGMNNTLTTQAVMLVSPVERPVASAAYGFVRFIGGGLAPYVAGKMVDHWNIHVPFVVGAVAVLAGVAVLATGHRTLARADAQLVAGHAGASDDVAGEVADEFGGAPDAIDHELEVERGVR is encoded by the coding sequence GTGAGCGGTGCTTCCGGTGGCACGTTGTTCAAACAGCCGAAGGCCGTCTACGCGGTGGCCTTCGCCTGCGTCGTCAGTTTCATGGGCATCGGCTTGGTCGACCCGATCCTGCCCGCGCTCTCGGAGAAGCTGCACGCCTCGCCGAGCCAGGTCAGCCTGCTGTTCACCAGCTACCTGCTGGTGACGGCGGTCGCGATGCTGTTCACCGGCTGGGTGGCCAGCCGGATCGGCGCGAAGAAGACGCTGATCGCCGGTCTGGTGCTCATCGTCGTGTTCTCGGCGCTGGCCGGGCTGTCCGGCTCGATCAGCGGCATCGTCGGGTTCCGGGCCGGCTGGGGGCTGGGCAACGCGCTGTTCATCGCGACCTCGTTGGCGGTGATCGTCGCGTCCGCGTCCGGCGGGTTCGCCGGGGCGATCGTGCTGTACGAGGCCGCGCTCGGGCTCGGCATCGCGGCCGGGCCGCTGATCGGCGGCCTGCTGGGTGACATCAGCTGGCGCGGCCCGTTCTTCGGCGTCGCCGTGCTGATGGCGATCGCGCTGCTGGCGACCGTCACGATGGTCGAGGACACGCCCCGGCCGGCGCACAAGACCGAACTGCTCGCGCCGCTCAAGGCGCTGCGCCACCGCAGCCTGCTGACGATGTCGCTGACCGCGGTGCTCTACAACTGGGGCTTCTTCACGATGCTCGGGTACGCGCCGTACCCGATGGAGCTCGACGCGATCCACCTCGGCTTCGTCTTCTTCGGCTGGGGTCTGCTGCTCGCGTTCTTCGCGGTCACCGGCGCGCCCTGGCTGCAGCGCCGGTTCGGCACCGCGCCGTCGTTGTACGGCGCGCTCACCGCGTTCGCGGTGCTCATCCTCCTGATCGGACTTTTCACCGACGTCCGGTGGGTGGTGATCGTCTGCGTGATCGCGTCCGGCATCGTCGCCGGGATGAACAACACGCTGACGACGCAAGCCGTGATGCTCGTGTCGCCGGTGGAGCGGCCGGTCGCGTCGGCGGCGTACGGGTTCGTGCGGTTCATCGGCGGTGGCCTGGCGCCGTACGTCGCCGGGAAGATGGTCGACCACTGGAACATCCACGTGCCGTTCGTCGTCGGCGCGGTGGCGGTGCTGGCCGGCGTCGCGGTGCTGGCGACCGGCCACCGCACGCTGGCCCGGGCCGACGCCCAGCTGGTGGCCGGGCACGCCGGAGCCTCGGACGACGTCGCCGGAGAGGTCGCCGACGAGTTCGGCGGCGCTCCGGACGCGATCGACCACGAGCTGGAGGTCGAGCGCGGCGTCCGGTGA
- the iolC gene encoding 5-dehydro-2-deoxygluconokinase codes for MGTPFDLVTIGRIGVDLYPLQDDVGLEDVETFGKYLGGSATNVAVAAARHGRRSAVVTGVGDDPFGRYARRELARLGVDNGFVATIADLNTPVTFCEIFPPDHFPLYFYREPIAPDLMLTPSDLDLGAIVEARIYWSTVTGLSREPSRDTHHAAWEARGRAPLTVLDLDYRPMFWSSPEVATAEVGEALRHVTVAVGNREECEVAVGETDPHRAADALLERGLELAIVKQGPRGVLAKTREETVEVPPYPVDVVNGLGAGDGFGGALCHGLLAGWPLLKTVQFANIAGAIVAGRRECSTAMPTTGEVDAIMAEVGRVDA; via the coding sequence ATGGGCACTCCGTTCGACCTCGTCACGATCGGCCGGATCGGCGTCGACCTGTATCCGCTGCAGGACGACGTCGGTCTCGAAGACGTCGAGACGTTCGGCAAGTACCTCGGCGGGAGCGCGACGAACGTCGCGGTCGCGGCCGCCCGGCACGGGCGGCGCAGCGCGGTCGTGACCGGCGTCGGCGACGACCCGTTCGGCCGTTACGCCCGGCGCGAGCTGGCCCGGCTCGGGGTCGACAACGGGTTCGTCGCGACGATCGCCGACCTGAACACGCCGGTGACGTTCTGCGAGATCTTCCCGCCCGACCACTTCCCGCTGTACTTCTACCGCGAGCCGATCGCGCCCGACCTGATGCTCACCCCGTCCGATCTCGACCTCGGCGCGATCGTCGAGGCGCGGATCTACTGGTCGACGGTCACCGGGCTCTCCCGGGAGCCGAGTCGGGACACCCACCACGCGGCCTGGGAGGCCCGGGGCCGGGCCCCACTGACGGTCCTCGACCTCGACTACCGGCCGATGTTCTGGTCGTCGCCGGAGGTGGCGACCGCCGAGGTCGGCGAGGCTCTGCGGCACGTGACGGTCGCGGTCGGCAACCGGGAGGAGTGCGAGGTCGCGGTCGGGGAGACCGACCCCCACCGGGCGGCGGACGCGTTGCTCGAGCGCGGTCTCGAGCTGGCGATCGTGAAGCAGGGGCCGCGCGGGGTGCTGGCCAAGACCCGCGAGGAGACCGTCGAGGTGCCGCCCTACCCGGTCGACGTCGTGAACGGGCTCGGGGCCGGCGACGGGTTCGGCGGGGCGCTGTGCCACGGGTTGCTGGCGGGCTGGCCGCTGCTGAAGACCGTGCAGTTCGCGAACATCGCCGGGGCGATCGTGGCCGGCCGGCGGGAGTGCTCCACCGCGATGCCGACGACCGGCGAGGTCGACGCGATCATGGCCGAGGTCGGCCGGGTCGATGCCTGA
- a CDS encoding Cgl0159 family (beta/alpha)8-fold protein codes for MPEDSAGPILSGSASAGLGSVAADAFDALRRARHADPGAVASAYAARVRRPLVAGDGRLFIVAADHPARGALGAGGDPMAMANRYDLLRRLVLALSRPGVDGVLGTPDILDDLALLGALDGKIAVGSMNRGGLHGAVFEMDDRFTGHDVDSMVASQVDAAKLLVRINLQDAATARTLESTAQAVTAAARARLPIMLEPFLSRWAGRRVVNDLSAEAVVTSVAIASGLGGSSAYTWLKLPVVPDMDRVLDATTLPTLLLGGDGGGEPADTYAAWRSALALPGVHGLVVGRTLLYPRDDDVRQAVDIAAGLVHD; via the coding sequence ATGCCTGAGGACTCCGCCGGACCGATCCTCTCCGGCTCGGCCTCGGCCGGCCTCGGCTCGGTCGCCGCCGACGCGTTCGACGCGTTGCGCCGGGCCCGGCACGCCGACCCCGGAGCGGTGGCGTCCGCGTACGCGGCGCGGGTCCGTCGCCCGCTGGTGGCCGGGGACGGGCGGTTGTTCATCGTCGCGGCCGACCACCCGGCCCGGGGCGCGCTCGGCGCCGGTGGTGACCCGATGGCGATGGCCAACCGCTACGACCTGCTGCGACGGTTGGTGCTCGCCCTGTCCCGGCCCGGGGTCGACGGCGTCCTCGGGACCCCGGACATCCTCGACGACCTCGCGCTGCTCGGCGCGCTCGACGGCAAGATCGCGGTCGGCTCGATGAACCGCGGCGGGCTGCACGGCGCCGTGTTCGAGATGGACGACCGGTTCACCGGCCACGACGTCGACTCGATGGTGGCGTCGCAGGTGGACGCGGCGAAGCTCCTCGTCCGGATCAACCTCCAGGACGCGGCGACGGCGCGGACGCTCGAATCGACGGCGCAGGCCGTCACCGCGGCGGCCCGGGCACGGCTGCCGATCATGCTCGAGCCGTTCCTGAGCCGGTGGGCCGGCCGGCGGGTCGTCAACGACCTGTCGGCCGAGGCGGTCGTCACCTCGGTCGCGATCGCGTCCGGGCTCGGCGGGTCGTCGGCCTACACCTGGCTCAAGCTGCCGGTGGTGCCGGACATGGACCGGGTGCTCGACGCGACCACGCTCCCGACGCTCCTGCTCGGCGGCGACGGCGGGGGAGAGCCGGCCGACACCTACGCCGCCTGGCGGTCGGCGTTGGCGCTGCCCGGCGTGCACGGCCTGGTGGTCGGCCGCACGCTGCTCTACCCCCGCGACGACGACGTCCGGCAGGCGGTGGACATCGCGGCCGGGCTCGTCCACGACTGA